The window CGTCTCCGTTACCCTTGGCAGAGACACTGAGCAGTGTCTGCATGCCCACCTGTCTGCTACGAGCAGCAGGATATTTAAACTCATATTTACACCCTTTGTCCTAACCGGATTTACAGAACTTTAATGGCTCTCACTGAATTCACTCTGCCATAGCTGAAGGAGCTGCTCATGAATGCCAACTGTTCCCAACAACTTATCTGACCTGTCATTGTTTTCTTAAGTATCTACAGGGCTGGACTTGCTGAGGCTGACACACTCACTGCTGATCCCCAGTGGTGGGATGAGAAGTCAGCACTGTAGGTGAACAGATCTTCtaccaaagagaaaaaatagttaATGCTGTCTGTTGCAATCAAAGAGAAATTATTCCGCAGATCAAATCCCCACTGATGTTTCAGTTCTTTGGCAATTAAGGGCATTAGTCTTAAAAATGTAGCTCTGTTTTAATTTCACAGGCAGGGGAATGCTTTCTTCTCGCAGTAATtgacagcactgcagatttGATGAGCTCCagatatttgaaaattattGCATCACTTAAATCCATTGCCACCAGTATACAAAAGAGAACAGCAGACAGACAAAGTCACACAAAGGACTTTGGGAATTGACTTTTTGGAAGACAAGTATGAGAGcgggaggggaaaaaaaaaaaagggttattCCCAAATCACCTGGATTTTAAGAAGATTGGTTCctgtaaaataaaagacactTCAGTTTCCCACCAGTGGATTGCAATCGTCTTGCTGGCTTCGCAGCTGTTTCTTGAAGATGGATATTGATGTGGATGGCCGATAGAATATACTCCAgatctctccagcagcagtaaCCTCACTGGAATCCTCTATTTCATTTGCAGGTGGGATCTGATGGGATCTAGGAAACAAGCATTACCTCATCATCAGTGACTAAGGTACAAAAGAAGCTGCTGTTATTAGTGTGATaacattatttttgtattgGTAATGCTGACAAGTTCCACTATATCTATGACACTTATTTTTCCCCCAACACATTGCACAGTTGTATCAGGATTTGAAGTGTTGGTTAGTTTTTGACCAAACGATGGTATAGAAAGATAgtaataaaatcagtttttcaaTCAGGTAAAAAGTTATACTGTGTGTTATGCCACAATACAAATTCTTAcgcttgtgggttttttggaatcattttcaatatttaattaaaagaaagtcAATATCAATAAGGGCGGTGAGGCACAGGGTCCccacagaggtggtggtgccccatccctgcacacagccacgcTCAGGGcacggggctgtgagcactgctggagctgtgggtgtccctgtgcactgcaggcactGGGAACAGACGGCCtttgggggtcccttccaactccaaccattctatggttctatatatgtacacacatattatgtatatattgtatataGGTACTTCGTATACTCTTGAGGATATAAATaacttgattttgaatctgacCAATATGAAAATATCAGGAGGCACAGAAATGAAGTGTACCACAAGGGGGAACAGAGCTGAGATGTCAATTCACCAgggccagctctgctctgtactTACTTCATGGCAACATGGAGAAATATCTTGGCCAATATGGCCGTAACGCTTAGAATGAGCAGTGCTGTGAGACTGTATATTGTCcactctggaaaagaaaaatgaaaggagaaaggaggagatggaaaaggaaaaggaaatggaaaagaaaacagaaaagaaagagagaagaatgaaaaaaataaaaaaggaatggggaaaaagggaaaaagaaaagggaagtgTGTTATTTCCAATTCAAATATAAAGATGCCGTGAAAGTTCCAGACACACAGCACATTTCAGTGGCACCTCCCCCACCCAttcacctgctccatctgtgTCTACAACCTTCTTTGTAGAACTGCAGTAGCTTTTGTGCACTGGGATATCTGAGCTGCATGCAGTATCCAAGCTAATTCGAGACTCTATCAAtgcatgctcttttttttcagcaccTTCTGCCACCTCCACGGTCACTGAAGTGCTCTGACTTCCTATCTGATTTCACTACTTCTACAAAGTAAgtaacaaagcaaagcaaatgaatCTCATCTTAACTGGAGATGACATTACCAggcatggagctgctgggatgGCTTGGACTGGTCGTGATGACATAAAGTATCTTTGATGACCGAGCTGCGTTGATGCTGAAATTTGTGtgttcatttctcttctctgaaaggGTCTGATTTGCTGCAATCTTGTTCTGATGCACATTGTCCttcacagctgaaaacacaACAGTGTGATTACATCAACAACTTCTACACAGATGTAATAGGGCTTTACTTTGTACTTTAGAGCAACGTGCTTCTCTCTGGTCCGTTTAGGGAATGCAGGGAGCACGTTCTGTCTGATGTCAAACTGGGGCTTCACCCAGAAGGGGTTCTCAGAATTTTTGTTTCCACTGCTGTTGATCAGAGCAGTGGGACTGAAGGGCTGCAGTGTTTTCTCCTGATGACTTTCTAGATAAGTGGAGTGAACCACTGGAAAGAGCTCAGTTGAACCAAAGATGCTGTTGGACTACTATTTGTTGGcgttattattgttgttgttgggttggggttttttttccacttttttattttccaatctGTATTGATAGGTAGGTGCATATAGGATTGactttttgaaaatgcaaacGTTGCTGTGGATGATGCACAGCTGACTGGAGTTTTTGGATGAGTTACATGCTTTAATGACACACTGAAATGCACAAAGAACAAGGCTAACCTCTTACCTCTGTATCTGATAGCGAATCCCTGGGCTTGGTtgatttcatctgaaaaaaagtacaaaataacaaaatccaAGGAGATGTTGAAAGTGTGGGGAGGCCGATTCTTCCCATTAAAACGAGCTAGAACATGATAGGTATAGCCATCCAGCAATTCCACCATGTCTGTAGCATCTTTGATTTCAAAAAGGACAAAGCTGAAGAGGATTTGAGATGCTCCTGGGACTTGTATGGTCCAGTAACAGACTTTGCCTGTGCCATATGTGTCAGGAAAATCTGGGGAATAGATCACAGCTGTAGCAGAAGTGTAATTCCCTCCACAGGCACCAATAAGGGCTGTGAAAcaaagaggagagggaaaagaaattaaaaaagagaaaccagTGCAGGCAATACAACCATCACACACAGCTTTCCACTCTGTGGAACTCGAATGCACAAACTTTAGGGCATGCACTTGGGTGGGCCCTATGCATTAGGGCACTGCTCCTCCAGTGTCTCTTGGCCTCAGGTTATTTACTTcccacagcactgggagcaATATATTACATGGCATTTGCTTGGGATACATTCCTTCTGGCCCCTTACTCTGACACAGAATTACTGCCACAGGAAGAGTTTGGCTTTATCTTTACACCCTCACATCAGGTATTTATCCACATTAGTAACCCAACCCCAAGCCTTCTCTTCCCAGAGCTAAATAATGTCCTCACATGAATGATGTTCTAGTTCGTTAATAATCTCAGTGAACATTTATATGTGCCTTCTAAGCATCCTTTCTCCTGATCAACCTTACTGTCATGAAGTAACTTGAATAAGTGCCTGTTATGAAGTCTAATGCAATTCTATTAGATTACTTGCTGTGATACGATCCTTTAAGCTCAGTGCCCAGTGACACTTTACATTCCTTAATGATTGTTCAGGGTCATAGTGCAGACCTATTCAGCAATGAATCTAGAGAGGAAGTTTAGTGCCAGCCAACTGACTtgatatctatatatatatacatatatatgtccTTGGAGGCACCCACGGTCAGGGCtcagggctgtgagcactgatggagctatgagtgtccctgtgcactgcaggcagtgggaccagatggcctttataggtcccttccaacacaaatgatgcatgtgtgtgtatttatatacacaaatatatatatatatcctaaACATTCAATATGAAATAGTATATTTCAGACAGAACTGTTTGAATCAGAATGATCACTCCCCCATAGAGGTCTTCTCTCTGAAA of the Meleagris gallopavo isolate NT-WF06-2002-E0010 breed Aviagen turkey brand Nicholas breeding stock chromosome 17, Turkey_5.1, whole genome shotgun sequence genome contains:
- the KREMEN1 gene encoding kremen protein 1; the protein is MSDYQSQYHQAVFVAQLSANSILSCLYSGGNLLVKGNWSLGDGRAGKGRASNHQIYIYSLSFHFHFFPECYTANGADYRGTQNQTSQHAGKPCLFWNETFEHPYNTLKYPNGEGGLGEHNYCRNPDGDVSPWCYIAEHEDGIYWKYCEIPSCRMPGNLGCYKDHGEPPTLTGTSETSNKLTIQACISSCRSQQFKFAGMESGYACFCGNNPDYWRYGEAASTECNSVCFGDHTQPCGGDGRVILFDTLIGACGGNYTSATAVIYSPDFPDTYGTGKVCYWTIQVPGASQILFSFVLFEIKDATDMVELLDGYTYHVLARFNGKNRPPHTFNISLDFVILYFFSDEINQAQGFAIRYRAVKDNVHQNKIAANQTLSEKRNEHTNFSINAARSSKILYVITTSPSHPSSSMPEWTIYSLTALLILSVTAILAKIFLHVAMKSHQIPPANEIEDSSEVTAAGEIWSIFYRPSTSISIFKKQLRSQQDDCNPLVGN